The genomic stretch CTTGAGGATTTGAATGTATTAGAATGGAAAGTGGCTGCTgctgtttttttcttttctatgtcaatggagtattagttttccAACACTATTACACTATGCCataattttttctatataaGATTCTAGGACAATTAAGAGATGACTGAActgaataaaatataaagacAAGACACATATACAAGACAAAACTAAGtcaacaatttttaaaaaagaaacagACACTGAAGGTAGTTGAATATCGACACTGAAAAACGCGCACACACACTCTTCGGCCGGCAACTTTGTCTTCATCCCGTTATCTCTACTCATACGCACATTACACACACCAAAAGATGCCTAATTTCAAcctttttctatatatacgCAAACCCCTTGCAGCTCACATAGTGATATTCAATGGCTGCCTTTTCATATTTGAACGGGATGATGATAGGTCTCTTGATTTTCCTGTTTGTTACTATCAACGGCGTACCATTGGCCGACTCCTCCACTCTCGGGGTGGGTTATATTTCACGGTTGCTGGAGATTCAAGACCGCGAGAGAGCGCCGCCGTCTGTCCAAGTCGCCGCCGCTCACACTGCCCTCAACCGCCTCATTCCCTCCCATTCTTCCAGTTTTCAGTTCCGCATAATCTCTAAGGCACACTACTACTCTCCACCCTCTCTTTATCTTGCTTTATATAGCTAATTCAATCCACTCACTATCTTTCTTCATGTTATGGGTTTTTGGATATAGAAAATTTACTAACCGATTTTGAGTTAATTCTGGTATTGAGTTGTGATTTCCCTTTTTGTCCCCTTACTGCAATTAATGCTAAATTAGTAAGTCTTGCCAAAATTGCATCTTTTATCCCTTTCTGTAAATAGATTAATTTGGATTGGAGTCGCATTAATTCTGCTAATATTCAATGGATCAACTGAGGCAGAGGAACTATCTTGATAATTTTCTGTCTGGTTGGGCTATTTGGCTGACTATATTTTGGGTTAAAACCTTCTACAAGATTTTTGTGCACGTAAAACTAAAATGACTGGACCATTTTGGCAAGTTCCTTTTTTACTTGTCAGTTATCTTCCTGGTTTAGACAAGTGTAAATAATGACTTAGAAAGGCTTATTTAGTCAAGGGATGCTTCTCTGTGTCCATTTCTCATTATAGAACTTCTCTTCCCTTCTGGCATATGGCTGTGTTTTTTGAGTCCTCCCTTTTGTTGTTTTTGCAGGATAGTTGTGGTGGAGAATATTGCTTTAAGTTGAGCAATTATGCTGCTATCAGTTATGGTGGTTCTCCTGAAATTTTGTATGTAGAATTCCTCCTTTTCATTATATAAATGTCTATGTCTTCACATGCCACTACATAGTCAATTGATCATATCGAAATTGATTACCTTTTTCTGCCTTGTGGCCTTGTTGCAGTAGATTTGCACATACATGAGTTTGTGTTTAAATCAAGTAGTGAAACGGtctttttttgaattttctgTTGCACGCTTTGTTTCCCTCAGAATAAGTGGAACTACTGGAGTGGAGATTTTGTCTGGTCTACATTGGTACCTGAAGTATTACTGTGGTGCACATATATCCTGGAGCAAAACTGGCGGATCACAGCTTTCTTCAGTACCAAAACCCGGATCTTTGCCCCTTATTCAAGATTCTGAGTTAACTACAAAGAGACCTACTCCGTGGAGTTACTATCAGAATGCTGTTTCATCTAGCTGTAAGAGATAGTTTCATCTTCGTGTTGTTGCATATGCTCTTAGACGAGTCAATGCTCATATTCAGTTATTTGCTGCTACAGATTCGTTTGCGTGGTGGGACTGGGAAAGATGGGAGAAGGAAATTGATTGGATGGCACTCCAAGGTATCAATTTACCGTTGGCGTTTACTGGTCAAGAAGCCATCTGGCGGAAAGTCTTCCAGGTTATATCGACTTTTTCTTTAAAATGATGTTATTTAattcaatgatttttttttgaatttactCTTGTAGCGTGGCAAAAGGTAAAAGACAAGAACAAAACAaactaaatttataatttacatAGAGAAACGAGAGATATGAACTTGTAAGTTCATTGTAGATGATGCATGGTCCATTACATACTACTCTAAGCCAAGTAAGGAATACAACAAGATGAAGCATCCTGTTACATTGCAAATAATAACAAATAGGGGAAAGTAAAAACTCTACTGGTAAAAAAGAATATAATGAATCCACgcttaaaaaattgaaatacaaGTCATGCCTTCTGTTGTAAAACATTTCTGCCAAGTCAAAATATGACTTCTGTTAGTATTACTACTAAGTCTTTGTGATCTCTTCAGCAGAAATTTAATATAAGTGCTCAAGATTTGGATGATTTCTTCGGAGGTCCAGCTTTTCTAGCGTGGTCACGTATGGGAAATCTCCACGGGTAAGCTTACAGCCCTAAACTAACTTGTAAATCTACAGGCAGTCTGACTAAAAGAAGAGCTTATGTTCTGGATATTTTTGCCAACTTATCTTACTTTAGTCTCACTGGACTTTAATTGCAGGTGGGGTGGTCCATTGCCTCAAACTTGGTTGGATCAGCAACTGGAGATGCAGAAGAGAATTCTTGACAGAATGTACGAGTTCGGAATGAATCCAGGTGCTTCAGTAATTGAATGCAAAATGCAATTTCATACTCTCTCCACGCAATAAGGATCTGAACTACAATTCCCTTTTATTCTTGCAAAAAAATTTGGATTATTAATATTCAGGTTAGAATCTTTTCatacaatttttcttttttaaactGAAAGTTTGAGTTGCATTGCAGTTCTCCCAGCCTTCTCCGGTAATGTTCCAGCAGCTCTTACAAGAGTATATCCATCTGCAGTAATAACTCGTCTAGGGAACTGGTGTGTACTTTGTTAGgatgttttatttatatatatatatttttttatctcaaTGCATGCTGCTGTAATATATTTGAACAAAagcatattataatatttatcaAAACCACCACTATTATTTTTGAAATAGATAGACTATAGTCATTCCTgtttctttctcctggaagtgAAAAGATCAGAAAATAATCAGGCAATGCATTTTCTGCAGCATGACTCTTGAAGCCTGACACTGaacaaaaataatgaattacTATATGTAACTCAGTTGTTACTTTTCTTGACCTTCTTCAGGTTTACTGTTAGGAGTGACCCCAGATGGTGCTGCACCTATCTCCTGGATGCAACAGATCCTTTGTTCGTCGAAATAGGGAGGGCTTTTATCACACAACAGTTGGCAGGTATGCAAGCTAGTTAGTTACATTCACAGAAATCTGAGCTTGTGTTTGGCATTATGTCTGAAATGAACTAAAGCTAACATCTAATTGTCTTACTGATTATTCGGATATTTATCTGTTTCAGAATATGGAAGGACCAGTCACATATATAACTGGTAAGCTCCAAATTAGGCTCAAGTTTGCATGCACTTGCCAAGGCTTTTTCTTCTGCTTTCTCTTTGTATTTCCCTTAATCTTTTGTGTCTCATTGTTACTACATTTTCTCCACATAAGTTCCATTAGCTATATTGTTTGTTGTGTTTTCCTAAAAGCCTATACTAGTTTTATggttacttgaattacaataaTATATATTGCAGCGACACCTTTGATGAGAATACGCCTCCGGTAGATGACCCGGAATACATCTCTTCATTAGCTGCTGCCATTTATAAGGGCATGGAAAGTGGCGATGATGATGCTGTTTGGCTGATGCAGGTGTAATACTATAGCCTCATTATCACTTTTTTATAATGCAGCAAAAATGATGGAAGTAACTCCAATGCCTTGAGCCCACAGTGAATACATCGTGACTCTAGAAGTTTTCCTTGTGTTATGTAGGGTTGGCTTTTTACTGACGATCCATTTTGGAAGCCTCCACAGATGAAGGTAGAATCTAATTCTTCACAAATTAGATTTTTTCTTTTGGTCTATTACATAATATGGCCGAACGTGGAAATTCTTAACATTTACTCCTATGTCATTACAGTGAGGATTTAAACCAAAAGCATAAAATGCAGCAGCATTGGCTTCACGGTTTTtccataatattttctttttttccttcaatTGACAATATCATTTACAGGCACTCCTGCATTCTGTTCCTCTTGGAAAGTTGGTTGTTCTTGATCTATTCGCTGAAGTTAAACCAGTTTGGGCTACTTCAGAACAGTTCTACGGCATCCCTTACATCTGGTGCGTTCTTTCGTCATGATTTTGTTTGACATATCTACTGCATGCATTAACACTTGATTTAATGTCCATGTATGTTCTGTTTTTATGGGTGTCCATATCATCCAAATTTGATATGTTTTCAGGTGTATGCTGCACAACTTTGCTGGTAACATCGAAATGTATGGTTTTGTCGACTCAGTGGGATCTGGACCTATAGATGCCCGTCTTAGTGAAAATTCAACCATGGCAAGTCCACTGACTCAAACTAGGGTTTTCTTTCGCTTCCTCTCTATCTTCTTACCTATTTTCAATCTCACTTTcattgcatgcttcttccttgtTCATACCTTTCAGGTTGGTGTTGGGATGTCAATGGAAGGCATAGAGCAGAATCCCGTTGTTTATGATCTCATGTCTGAAATGGCGTTTCGATGGGACAGAGTTGATGTGACGGTACTTAAGTCTGTTTGCCGCTGATCATTGGCTCTTTGCGTTGAAATGTAATCGCAGCTTCTTTTTCTTGCCTCCAGACATGGATTGCCACGTATGTCCAACGACGGTATGGGAAGCTGGTTCCATCGATTCAAGATGCCTGGAAAATCTTACATCAAACATTATATAACTGCACAGATGGCTTAATGGTAAGTATGAAGAATTCATAATCATAATTATAGTGTGTGTTAAGAGTGATGATACAATTGTTTGTGGTTTTTCATTTATGTAACAGGACAAGAACAGAGATGTAATTGTGTCATTTCCAGACGTTGATCCTAATTCAATCTTTACTTCATCCCTACTATCATTACACGTGGTCCGTCGCCTAAGTCTCAGCCGAGCTGTCGATGAACAAAATAGCTACGACTATACTCACCCTCATCTATGGTATTCGACTTCTGAAGTGATCCGTGCGCTGCAACTGTTCATCGCGGCCGGGGATCAGCTCTCGGAAAGCAGCACTTACAGGTAGCTCCACTTTCCTAACCCTCCAAGCATTTTCAAGCCGTGAGTTCGTTTATCCGGTTACTTCAGGTACGACGTTGTGGACCTAACGAGACAAGCTTTGGCCAAGTACGCAAACCACCTCTTCGTAGAGGTCGTAGGAGCCTATCAGGTAGGTGATCTGCGCAGCGTGAGGCGTCTCAGCCGAAAATTCCTCGGACTCGTGGATGACATGGACACTCTCTTGGCTTCCCACGACGGATTCCTCCTCGGGCCGTGGCTGGAGAGCGCGAAGAATCTCGCCCAAGACGACCAACAGAGGAAACAGGTAAGAATCCTTCTCCCAACATTATTCATCACTATGTTTAACTTGCGAAAACGTGCAGTTCGAGTGGAACGCAAGGACACAGATCACAATGTGGTTCGACAACACAGACGACGAAGCTAGCCTGCTCCGCGACTATGGGAACAAGTACTGGAGCGGGATGTTGCACGGCTACTACGGCCCACGAGCAGCGATCTACTTCAAGTTCATGATACAGAGTCTACAGAGAGGGCAGGGTTTCGAGATGAGAGAGTGGAGGAAGGAGTGGATCAAATTAACAAACGAGTGGCAGAGCGGCGGCGGCGTGTTCCCCACCAGTAGCAACGGCGACGCCCTCAACATATCGAGGTGGCTCTGTGAAAAGTATTTGAAGGAACAATAGTTGTTTaagtcccacatcgaaagtggagaGTAGTATTGTATGAGTGAGTGAGATATAAATAAAGAGGGAGGGAGAAGGGATAAAATTGCCTTAAACTAATGAGTAAGGAAAACAAAGCGGAAGGTGAGAACCGGCCGCCGCATCTCCATTGATGGTGCATGAATTTATGGAGGGGTTATAGGCTGGCCGCAGCGTAGACGCTGCCTCTTTTGCAGAACTCGCTCAGGCGGGCCTCCCACGACCCACCCCCAATTTcagtttaatatattttatttaaattaaatagtaTTAACAGGCGGGCGATATTTATGCAATTACAGTAATAAATATATGATTATTTCCcataaataaaagaagaaagttaaaacatttttttcaataataatTTCAAACTTTATTAATAGAGTAATAAAATTGGCTTAAATGAAATCGGtctgatttgatttgatttgaaattgaagggtattatattaaatatttacagCCAGCTCAAAGTGATCTTGATGCCATACGGCCACCTCACTCTGAATCTTGGTGTCAAAAATCGAAATCGATACGATTTGATCTTGGGGAATCCTTTATATCGTATGCATCATTGTTTTAATATCATGTACTATTAAAAAGGCAATgccatttttataaaaaacaaattatgtGCCGTGTCTGTTTGGGTGAGTGTGTGGGGTTGAGATTGTGCCGCCTATATATGTCCATGTTGctttctaagagcatctccagtaagactggacgtcaaatagccctcacatagccttcacattGCCACATTATCAGCATTACAATTCTcttgccacatcagcttgccacatcaactggacatcaaatagccctcacatagccttcacactacctatccacatcactaataacaattatataatttaatttacacttgtatcaacatacggaaagtaaggtagagagagtactcgttaaaacaagtggtgcgaatgaaaatgacgttcaaagcgcgtatatatagtgttttcaaaagaaaaaaaaaataaaaaataaaatctgacgccgatccgggacccacaatggcgccgtgaggatcggcgtcggaaccggcgtcatcgcgcgaatcggcatggccacgccgattttgacgccgatttcgccgacgccggttccaatggttcggcgtcagaaccggcgtcggcgaaaaatcggcgtcgcgattttgacgccggcattggagatgctctaaataatactctactagtactagtaaaatatttatttttaaaataaatttattagtttAAAGTTTGAAAACAGAATGgaatttttattactactatttttttattatatgggAATCGGAAGCAAAGAGaattgaatattatattaattgagTAATGTAGAGTAATAGATATTGAATTAAGGGCAACTATCCATTGTTTTTGTTTGAGTCTggatttcgttttttttttataattttccaTTTAAACATACCGAGTTAAATATTTCCATTTTCTGCAAATTGAGAACTGGTGCACACAGAAATCCAAAGtttgaaaaaattgaataattgatgAATGTGACATAAGTGATGTACTACTATTGTAAAGTCGGTGCAATACCCAGGTTGTGTTGTCAAAATCTATTAACTCACAACCGCCCGCCCACTCTGCTATAATTATCATTTTTGAGCTATCTATTTCAAGCATTTTTTCCGGCTGCACGTGTTGAAATACGTCAACATAGCTGGAAGACTGGAGAAAGACGAACTAGACCAATGGAAGAAATTAAAGACCGTTGAAAGATATTTTCgaagttagttagttagttgggATGAGCTGACAActccttttgttttcttttctattCTTAGCTCGACCATAAATAGCGATCATAACCGCATGTATTGATTCATTGAGTGATAAATAAAATTCTCTCGTTTATCTTTTCTCCCTCGGTTAgtttgtgtgtgtttgtaaTTGTTGGTATGATTTAATGTTGAGCTCTTATCCTCAAAGTCAGTTTCTAGTGTTTGTGATCTGAGTTCTCAATCTTCATAATCTGTTCTTCGTGTTGgttttctacatttctacatggtatcagtaGTTTAATTGCGTTTCCGCTTCGATCTTCTCTGTTTTCTCACAATGAATCGTGTTCCCCGAGGAAATCGTGGTGGTGAGGTGACTGTTCCGGTTGAAGACAACACCAGTCCGTATTATCTTCATGCTAGTGATAATCCAAGTCTCCAGCTCGTTCCTCACTTGTTGATCGGCTCTAACTATATCAATTGGAGCAGATCTGTTGTCACAGCACTGATCGCTAAGAACAAACTCTCCTTCGTCAATGGAGCGCTTCCTCGACCTTCGATTGATGATCTCTTATCTCCTTCATGGATTCGATGTAACAGTATGGTGCTTTCCTGGCTTCGCAATTCCGTTTCTCCTCAGATTTGTTCGAGCATAATGTACATTGAAGATGCTCATGAGGTTTGGCTGGATCTACGCGATCGGTTTTCTCAGATCGATTCAGCTCGATCTTATCAGCTCAAGCAACAGCTTATGTTCCTTACTCAAGGTAATTCGgatgtcaacacatattttaCAAATCTGAGAATTGTTTGGGATGAGTTTAAACACTCTCAACCTCTTGCTTGGTGTACTTGCACCACTTGCCGTTGTGATAGTGCTGCGAAGTGGCACAAATACCAGGAGGATGACTGCACAATGCAGTTCCTCATTAGCTTAAAtccttcattttctcaaatcagATCTAGTATTCTATCTACTGTTCCATTGCCTTCTCTATCCAAGGTTTTCTCCATGGTTGTACAAGAAGAAAGGCAAAAGAGTATTGAAGGTTATCTACCTTCTTCTCCTACAATATCTTCAAGTGAGCAGCCTTATGCTAATGCAGCCTCCATGAATTATGGACGCGGCAGATTGATGTGTTCTCATTGTGGAAGAAATACTCACACAGTAGATCGTTGTTTTTCTCTCCATGGCTTTCCTCAAAGCCTTGGCAGAGGCCGTGGAAAATTCATTTCTAAGGACTTTACTTCTGCAAAATCAGTGAATTATGTGGATGATTGTCTGACTGATGACACTGATAAAGCAGCATCAGCCCCATCAACTGTCATGCCTTCATCTGATCAGTGTCAACAATTGATCTCTCTATTGCAGTCACAGCTTGCTGCCATGTCCACCTCCTCTACATCTCTTCCTTCAGCCGCACATATCAACTCTCCATCTACCTCCACTCAAGTTCCCTTCACTGGTACCACTCTTTTCTCTCCTTTTGTTGCTTCAATTTCACCATATACTCCTATGTGGCTACTTGATACCGGTGACACTCATCATGTGTGTTGTGACATAAATCTTTTTATCTCTTCATCTCCTATGGATAATGCTTCTGTTAATTTGCCAAATGGAGCTAAAGCCACTGTCACACACATAGGATCAGTCCATCTCACCCCCACAATCACTCTCCATTCAGTCCTTTGTGTGCCTACATTCACTTTTAATCTCATCTCCGTTAGTTCCCTCACTTCATCTCTGTCATGTGCTGTCAATTTTACTCATGACTCTATAATCATTCAGGGAACTTCTCCGGGGATTGTGATTGGGAAGGGTAGAAGAATGGGAAATCTGTACACTCTTGATGTTGATTCTGACCCAATCTCAGGTTCTTCTTCCTTTCCTTGCATTAATTCTGCTGTATCTGTTGATCTTTGGCACAAACGACTTGGCCACTTATATTTCAATAAGCTCAAGTCAATGTCATcttttcttcctttctcaaaTAAATCTCATACACTCTGTGAAATCTG from Salvia splendens isolate huo1 chromosome 4, SspV2, whole genome shotgun sequence encodes the following:
- the LOC121800323 gene encoding alpha-N-acetylglucosaminidase-like isoform X1, which gives rise to MAAFSYLNGMMIGLLIFLFVTINGVPLADSSTLGVGYISRLLEIQDRERAPPSVQVAAAHTALNRLIPSHSSSFQFRIISKDSCGGEYCFKLSNYAAISYGGSPEILISGTTGVEILSGLHWYLKYYCGAHISWSKTGGSQLSSVPKPGSLPLIQDSELTTKRPTPWSYYQNAVSSSYSFAWWDWERWEKEIDWMALQGINLPLAFTGQEAIWRKVFQQKFNISAQDLDDFFGGPAFLAWSRMGNLHGWGGPLPQTWLDQQLEMQKRILDRMYEFGMNPVLPAFSGNVPAALTRVYPSAVITRLGNWFTVRSDPRWCCTYLLDATDPLFVEIGRAFITQQLAEYGRTSHIYNCDTFDENTPPVDDPEYISSLAAAIYKGMESGDDDAVWLMQGWLFTDDPFWKPPQMKALLHSVPLGKLVVLDLFAEVKPVWATSEQFYGIPYIWCMLHNFAGNIEMYGFVDSVGSGPIDARLSENSTMVGVGMSMEGIEQNPVVYDLMSEMAFRWDRVDVTTWIATYVQRRYGKLVPSIQDAWKILHQTLYNCTDGLMDKNRDVIVSFPDVDPNSIFTSSLLSLHVVRRLSLSRAVDEQNSYDYTHPHLWYSTSEVIRALQLFIAAGDQLSESSTYRYDVVDLTRQALAKYANHLFVEVVGAYQVGDLRSVRRLSRKFLGLVDDMDTLLASHDGFLLGPWLESAKNLAQDDQQRKQFEWNARTQITMWFDNTDDEASLLRDYGNKYWSGMLHGYYGPRAAIYFKFMIQSLQRGQGFEMREWRKEWIKLTNEWQSGGGVFPTSSNGDALNISRWLCEKYLKEQ
- the LOC121800323 gene encoding alpha-N-acetylglucosaminidase-like isoform X2, translated to MAAFSYLNGMMIGLLIFLFVTINGVPLADSSTLGVGYISRLLEIQDRERAPPSVQVAAAHTALNRLIPSHSSSFQFRIISKDSCGGEYCFKLSNYAAISYGGSPEILISGTTGVEILSGLHWYLKYYCGAHISWSKTGGSQLSSVPKPGSLPLIQDSELTTKRPTPWSYYQNAVSSSYSFAWWDWERWEKEIDWMALQGINLPLAFTGQEAIWRKVFQKFNISAQDLDDFFGGPAFLAWSRMGNLHGWGGPLPQTWLDQQLEMQKRILDRMYEFGMNPVLPAFSGNVPAALTRVYPSAVITRLGNWFTVRSDPRWCCTYLLDATDPLFVEIGRAFITQQLAEYGRTSHIYNCDTFDENTPPVDDPEYISSLAAAIYKGMESGDDDAVWLMQGWLFTDDPFWKPPQMKALLHSVPLGKLVVLDLFAEVKPVWATSEQFYGIPYIWCMLHNFAGNIEMYGFVDSVGSGPIDARLSENSTMVGVGMSMEGIEQNPVVYDLMSEMAFRWDRVDVTTWIATYVQRRYGKLVPSIQDAWKILHQTLYNCTDGLMDKNRDVIVSFPDVDPNSIFTSSLLSLHVVRRLSLSRAVDEQNSYDYTHPHLWYSTSEVIRALQLFIAAGDQLSESSTYRYDVVDLTRQALAKYANHLFVEVVGAYQVGDLRSVRRLSRKFLGLVDDMDTLLASHDGFLLGPWLESAKNLAQDDQQRKQFEWNARTQITMWFDNTDDEASLLRDYGNKYWSGMLHGYYGPRAAIYFKFMIQSLQRGQGFEMREWRKEWIKLTNEWQSGGGVFPTSSNGDALNISRWLCEKYLKEQ